Proteins from one Porites lutea chromosome 3, jaPorLute2.1, whole genome shotgun sequence genomic window:
- the LOC140929776 gene encoding uncharacterized protein, with the protein MNHTLFDCGIKKSIETRKGEKFDITSVLPKSVNLPKRPVECEICNESFAAKKSLDSHVRWKYGGDVNFKSKPVSTPSYAESEEISNSECTLVLDDLGVVDTRKHELTKPDSRKGSSRRKSYAVEFKAKTLERLDLKVKKKWEKVPEERGVSKSLVVQWNKNRNKIIAESERNKRKENSGGVKATRQRRKLIGDKAKNSEKYPLASARVIVDFKLRRAKGCKVSELWLKKKMKSYIEECYGKEEASKFKGSQNWFQRFKKGHGISFRRRTNKKKQAADDGRQTIQKFHRDLREAVMSRRRRLHSTQDVKYGRWTPKNRYNIDQVPLPFVVDQEKTYDVTGNKQVWVSQPSSGLDKRQATLQLCIRAEGDQHVKPAIVSRGKANVSSAEKTQYDQNVDVFFQTSAWMDSQLNQEWVKRTLIPGIGTSPQEKVIFADNVGFQQEKGFHEMCRKEINAIIYLLPENHTDKVQPIDAGFGKQMKAKIGEAMEKWFEDDENLDMWHDSLSAKQRRILKTQWTGEAWRKLSSDKMFAKKLFMKTGCLMTADGSDDMIKPQGLELYSF; encoded by the coding sequence GCGGCAAAGAAGTCCCTTGATTCACATGTACGATGGAAATATGGCGGCGATGTAAACTTCAAATCTAAACCAGTGTCTACTCCCAGCTACGCTGAAAGTGAAGAGATATCTAATAGTGAGTGCACTCTTGTGCTAGATGACCTGGGTGTGGTGGATACAAGAAAGCACGAGCTGACAAAACCTGACAGCAGGAAAGGAAGCAGCCGCAGAAAATCATACGCAGTTGAATTCAAGGCAAAGACTCTTGAACGTCTAGACCTTAAGGTTAAAAAGAAGTGGGAAAAGGTTCCAGAAGAACGAGGAGTTAGCAAGTCGCTTGTTGTACAATGGaacaaaaataggaataagatcATAGCCGAATCTGAGCGCAACAAGCGAAAGGAAAATTCTGGGGGTGTGAAGGCAACAAGACAAAGGAGAAAGCTTATAGGTGACAAAGCAAAGAACAGCGAGAAATATCCCTTAGCATCAGCACGAGTCATTGTTGATTTTAAATTAAGAAGAGCAAAAGGATGCAAAGTATCAGAACTAtggctaaagaaaaaaatgaaatcctACATTGAAGAATGCTATGGAAAAGAAGAAGCTTCTAAGTTTAAAGGAAGTCAAAACTGGTTTCAGAGATTCAAGAAAGGACATGGTATTTCATTCAGGAgaagaacaaacaagaaaaaacaggCAGCTGATGATGGGAGACAAACCATCCAGAAATTTCACCGTGACCTAAGGGAGGCTGTTATGTCAAGGAGAAGACGACTTCATTCAACTCAGGATGTGAAGTATGGGCGATGGACACCAAAGAACAGATACAATATAGATCAAGTTCCTCTGCCCTTTGTTGTAGATCAAGAAAAAACCTATGATGTAACAGGTAACAAGCAAGTTTGGGTTTCTCAACCCTCTTCTGGTCTTGACAAGAGGCAGGCTACACTGCAGCTGTGCATACGGGCAGAGGGAGATCAACATGTAAAACCCGCAATTGTGTCCCGAGGTAAAGCAAACGTGTCAAGCGCGGAGAAAACCCAGTATGATCAAAATGTTGATGTGTTCTTTCAAACTTCTGCCTGGATGGACAGCCAGTTAAACCAGGAATGGGTAAAAAGGACATTGATACCTGGGATTGGAACTTCCCCCCAAGAGAAAGTAATATTTGCTGACAATGTTGGATTTCAACAAGAGAAGGGCTTTCATGAAATGTGCAGAAAGGAGATCAATGCCATCATTTATTTGCTCCCAGAAAATCATACAGACAAAGTTCAGCCTATAGATGCTGGGTTTGGAAAACAGATGAAAGCAAAGATTGGCGAAGCAATGGAGAAATGGTTTGAGGACGACGAGAATTTGGACATGTGGCATGACAGCTTAAGTGCGAAGCAAAGGAGGATCCTCAAGACACAATGGACCGGGGAGGCATGGAGAAAGCTCTCCTCAGACAAGATGTTTGCTAAGAAACTGTTCATGAAGACTGGTTGTCTGATGACAGCTGATGGCTCGGATGATATGATCAAACCTCAGGGGCTAGAGCTAtacagtttttaa